A window of Phosphitispora fastidiosa contains these coding sequences:
- a CDS encoding hydrogenase small subunit: MKRFSRRQFIKLCTASVTALGISQVWVPAIGEAFQKTVQGSPPVLWIQGSACNGCSSSLMNSVHPNIKEVLDEIINISYHPGLAAETVRFLPDYLVDTAQKNSGKFILVVEGAIPTADHGNFHIIGQDSRGKKVTLIELLEKLGELAETTVAVGSCASFGGISAAEPNDAECVGLEKLIEVSKVINIPGCPPHPDWIVGTLAHLLLFGRPELDDYGRPKTFFQGLIHNNCPRRQYFDNSIFARKYGEEGCLLQIGCKGPLAHGDCPTRLWNGASSWCVNANAPCIGCTDPSFPDLTMPFYKRMPEIKGPGITSTADAIGITAGAVTAAGFAVHLAGNYFSGRIGKKNSRGDDK, from the coding sequence ATGAAACGCTTTAGCCGCAGACAATTTATAAAACTATGTACAGCATCTGTTACAGCCCTCGGGATTTCCCAGGTGTGGGTTCCGGCAATTGGAGAGGCGTTTCAAAAAACGGTTCAGGGCAGTCCACCTGTGCTTTGGATTCAGGGTTCTGCCTGTAACGGATGTTCGTCTTCCCTGATGAATTCGGTTCATCCCAATATAAAGGAAGTACTTGATGAAATTATAAATATTTCATATCACCCGGGGCTGGCGGCGGAAACTGTTAGGTTCCTTCCAGATTATCTTGTGGACACAGCCCAAAAAAACAGCGGAAAGTTCATCCTGGTTGTGGAAGGGGCTATTCCAACAGCTGATCATGGAAACTTCCATATTATCGGGCAAGACTCCCGGGGGAAAAAGGTTACCCTTATAGAGCTGCTGGAGAAACTGGGGGAACTTGCCGAGACCACAGTTGCCGTTGGTTCGTGTGCCTCCTTTGGAGGGATTTCTGCTGCGGAGCCCAATGATGCGGAATGTGTGGGATTGGAAAAACTTATAGAGGTGAGCAAGGTTATTAATATTCCCGGCTGCCCGCCTCATCCGGATTGGATAGTAGGAACCCTTGCTCATCTGCTGCTGTTTGGCAGGCCGGAGCTTGATGATTATGGCAGGCCCAAAACATTTTTCCAAGGCCTGATACATAATAATTGTCCCAGAAGGCAGTATTTTGACAACAGTATCTTTGCCAGGAAGTACGGTGAAGAAGGATGTTTACTGCAGATTGGCTGTAAGGGCCCACTGGCTCATGGTGATTGTCCTACCAGGCTGTGGAACGGGGCATCATCATGGTGTGTCAATGCAAATGCTCCCTGTATCGGATGTACTGACCCCAGTTTCCCTGATTTGACTATGCCTTTCTATAAACGAATGCCCGAAATAAAGGGACCAGGAATTACATCAACTGCCGATGCCATCGGTATCACGGCAGGTGCGGTTACGGCTGCAGGGTTTGCGGTTCATTTAGCTGGAAACTACTTTTCCGGGCGAATTGGCAAAAAGAACAGCCGGGGGGATGATAAATAA
- a CDS encoding aminopeptidase, whose protein sequence is MEKEGKELKERWKELRNELSFEQRVVWDTLSPQEREETQKFAEEYKKFLNKAKTEREAVAEIVNLAEKEGYVSLEELMDRGKKLKPGNKVYAVNRDKNVALIVIGKEPVWKSLNLIGSHLDAPRLDLKPVPLYEDQGIAFLKTHYYGGIKKYQWVSHPLAIHGVVIRQTGEKINIQIGEAENDPVFVITDLLPHLAKEQLKKKLGEAVTGEALNILAGTLPFEEKKARERVKLAVLELLQLKYGIKEEDLISAELELVPAARARDVGLDRSMVGAYGQDDRICAFTSMKALLECQNPVHTALAVFVDKEEIGSTGNTGMRARFLENTVAELLYLITGDYDEIYCRKALANAKALSADVSAGIDPGWEGTHDKYNAARLGNGVVVTKYTGTAGKYSTSDANAEFVAEVRRIFNDNKIVWQTGELGKVDQGGGGTIAQFMAHYGMNVLDCGPPLLSMHAPVEISHKADIYMCYEAYKAFFKS, encoded by the coding sequence ATGGAAAAGGAAGGGAAAGAATTAAAAGAGCGCTGGAAGGAGCTCCGGAATGAACTGAGCTTTGAGCAGAGGGTTGTTTGGGATACCTTATCCCCTCAGGAGCGGGAGGAAACGCAGAAGTTTGCCGAAGAATATAAGAAATTTCTCAATAAAGCCAAAACTGAACGGGAAGCGGTTGCCGAAATAGTTAACCTGGCTGAAAAGGAGGGTTATGTTTCCCTGGAGGAGCTGATGGACCGCGGTAAGAAGCTTAAACCGGGGAACAAGGTTTATGCCGTAAATCGCGATAAAAATGTCGCCCTTATAGTTATTGGTAAAGAACCGGTATGGAAGAGCCTCAATTTGATTGGTTCTCACCTTGATGCACCCCGGCTTGATTTAAAGCCGGTCCCTCTCTATGAGGACCAGGGAATAGCATTTCTAAAGACTCATTATTACGGGGGAATCAAGAAGTACCAATGGGTTTCTCATCCCCTGGCGATTCATGGGGTAGTTATCAGGCAAACGGGAGAAAAGATAAATATCCAGATAGGTGAAGCGGAGAATGACCCGGTGTTTGTAATAACAGATCTGCTGCCACATCTGGCCAAAGAACAGCTAAAGAAAAAACTCGGAGAAGCTGTAACTGGCGAAGCCCTTAACATACTTGCCGGGACTCTGCCTTTTGAGGAAAAAAAGGCCAGGGAAAGAGTCAAATTGGCTGTACTGGAACTTTTGCAGCTAAAGTATGGTATCAAGGAAGAAGACCTGATAAGTGCGGAACTGGAACTGGTACCGGCGGCCCGCGCCAGGGATGTAGGCCTTGACCGCAGCATGGTTGGCGCATATGGTCAGGATGACCGAATTTGTGCCTTCACTTCAATGAAGGCCTTGCTGGAGTGCCAGAATCCAGTTCATACAGCGCTGGCAGTATTTGTTGATAAGGAAGAAATAGGCAGTACCGGCAACACGGGAATGAGAGCCAGATTTCTAGAGAATACGGTTGCCGAACTATTATATCTGATTACCGGCGATTATGACGAGATATACTGCAGGAAGGCCTTGGCCAATGCGAAGGCCCTGTCTGCCGATGTCAGTGCAGGTATTGACCCGGGATGGGAAGGTACCCACGATAAGTATAATGCCGCTCGGCTCGGCAATGGAGTTGTAGTTACAAAGTATACCGGTACAGCGGGGAAATACTCTACCAGTGATGCCAATGCGGAATTTGTTGCCGAGGTCAGAAGGATATTTAATGACAACAAAATTGTTTGGCAGACAGGTGAACTTGGTAAAGTAGACCAAGGCGGGGGTGGTACTATAGCCCAGTTTATGGCCCACTATGGAATGAATGTGCTGGACTGCGGCCCGCCGCTGTTAAGCATGCACGCACCTGTGGAGATATCTCACAAGGCGGATATCTATATGTGTTATGAGGCATATAAGGCTTTTTTCAAAAGTTAA
- a CDS encoding YkuS family protein, with product MPLTIAVQNGLGDIAAALREQGYNVVNMEDDIGSVDVIVYSGVSNDLTVFDTVDYYGDGTTMGVSNPSGVMLVNAHSHSPAQVVTLINHRFGRLEG from the coding sequence ATGCCATTAACTATTGCGGTTCAAAATGGACTGGGGGATATTGCCGCTGCCCTGAGAGAGCAGGGATATAATGTGGTCAACATGGAGGACGATATCGGATCGGTTGACGTGATTGTATACTCAGGGGTATCCAATGACCTTACAGTGTTTGATACAGTGGATTACTATGGTGACGGAACGACAATGGGTGTCAGCAACCCTTCCGGTGTGATGCTGGTTAATGCCCACAGCCATTCCCCGGCACAGGTGGTTACTCTAATCAACCACCGATTTGGCCGGTTGGAGGGATAA
- a CDS encoding hydrogenase maturation nickel metallochaperone HypA, producing the protein MALMAGVFEIIRENTEDLPEKNVTRVTLVVGEMTNAVPEALEAAFEVYAKGTSVEGAELVIKEVPLIARCRGCGWEGKTEKHIFMCPGCSSLGMEVVSGRELYVESLEVDGVGD; encoded by the coding sequence ATGGCCTTAATGGCAGGTGTATTTGAAATAATCAGGGAGAATACGGAAGACTTGCCGGAAAAAAACGTCACTAGGGTGACCTTAGTTGTCGGGGAAATGACCAATGCAGTGCCTGAGGCCCTGGAAGCGGCCTTTGAAGTATATGCCAAAGGAACTTCGGTTGAGGGCGCCGAACTGGTCATCAAGGAGGTGCCTCTGATAGCGAGATGCCGGGGCTGCGGATGGGAAGGCAAAACAGAAAAACACATTTTTATGTGTCCCGGCTGCTCATCCCTTGGCATGGAAGTGGTTTCCGGTCGGGAATTGTACGTGGAAAGCCTGGAGGTGGATGGAGTTGGAGATTAA
- a CDS encoding DUF4446 family protein, producing MEQALIVIKSNNEILTLISLFAAALSLLLLFINLFRTGRLMKRYKVMMRGAQGQDLEQVLNTYMSKVDASLAKTEEVRQAYTEIMTMAKNSIQNVGVVRYNAFDDTGSDLSFAVALLNHRGDGLVISSLFGRNETRTYAKPVTNGVSDYPLSGEEEQAIKKALNK from the coding sequence ATGGAACAAGCCCTTATAGTTATTAAGTCCAATAATGAAATTCTTACCCTCATCTCTTTATTTGCTGCGGCCTTGTCCTTATTATTATTGTTTATCAATTTGTTTCGAACAGGCCGTCTGATGAAAAGGTATAAGGTGATGATGAGAGGAGCGCAGGGCCAGGATCTGGAGCAAGTGCTAAACACCTATATGTCCAAAGTGGATGCTTCCCTTGCAAAGACTGAAGAAGTGAGGCAGGCCTACACCGAAATTATGACAATGGCAAAAAATTCCATCCAAAACGTGGGTGTTGTCAGATACAATGCTTTTGACGATACCGGAAGCGACCTTAGCTTTGCCGTGGCGCTGCTTAATCACAGGGGTGATGGTTTGGTTATCAGCAGCCTTTTTGGAAGGAATGAAACGCGTACCTATGCAAAGCCCGTAACTAACGGTGTGTCAGATTATCCCTTGTCCGGTGAAGAGGAACAGGCCATCAAAAAGGCCCTTAACAAATGA
- a CDS encoding cytochrome b/b6 domain-containing protein, whose translation MATEIYCHTMPARILHWINAANIGLLTTSGMYIRDPELFALFANMDIARKTHFIAMYLIIYGILIRIYYSWVSKDYRELMFRLRDIRGFPSLFRYYLFLSKEPPVAGKYNAGQKLLYNAWAVLVLVQAITGFGLYFTEGLAAYVRALGGPVVVRQVHFAVTWVFILTVALHVYLSIIGGWTVIKSMITGYLPEGIYMQPVAGEFEGEEPEVF comes from the coding sequence TTGGCAACCGAAATATATTGTCATACCATGCCAGCCCGTATACTGCACTGGATAAATGCTGCAAATATAGGCCTGCTAACCACATCGGGCATGTATATAAGGGATCCGGAGCTTTTTGCGCTTTTTGCCAACATGGATATTGCCCGAAAAACACATTTTATTGCCATGTATCTTATTATTTATGGCATCTTGATAAGAATATACTATTCATGGGTAAGCAAGGATTACCGTGAATTAATGTTCCGGCTGCGGGATATTAGGGGCTTCCCGTCCTTGTTCAGGTATTATCTTTTTTTAAGTAAAGAGCCTCCCGTAGCAGGAAAATATAATGCAGGCCAAAAGCTGCTTTACAATGCCTGGGCAGTCTTGGTTCTGGTACAGGCCATTACAGGGTTCGGACTCTACTTTACTGAGGGGTTGGCAGCATATGTTAGAGCCCTGGGGGGACCGGTGGTTGTCAGGCAGGTTCATTTTGCCGTTACTTGGGTATTTATCCTAACCGTTGCTCTTCATGTTTACCTTTCCATTATAGGTGGATGGACGGTCATAAAGTCCATGATTACGGGGTATCTGCCGGAAGGAATATATATGCAGCCGGTAGCTGGGGAATTTGAAGGTGAAGAACCTGAGGTGTTTTAG
- a CDS encoding DUF951 domain-containing protein has protein sequence METAKTHKYQVGDIVQMRKAHPCGNDRWEVTRTGMDFRIKCLGCGRQLMLPRPKFEKGVKKVIQAAGNPK, from the coding sequence ATGGAGACAGCTAAAACACATAAATATCAGGTTGGTGATATTGTTCAGATGAGAAAGGCTCACCCCTGCGGCAATGACCGCTGGGAAGTGACCCGCACCGGAATGGATTTCAGAATTAAGTGCCTGGGCTGTGGGCGTCAGCTTATGCTGCCGCGGCCCAAGTTTGAAAAGGGAGTAAAAAAGGTTATTCAGGCTGCCGGGAACCCGAAATAA
- the hypB gene encoding hydrogenase nickel incorporation protein HypB, with amino-acid sequence MELEIKVNTGILSANEQKALVNRSLFRKSGVFAINIMGSPGSGKTTVLEKTIDILAGKVRLAVIEGDIYTSKDAKRIEKHGVPVEQINTGGACHLDAKMVSGALNKFDLPGLDLMIVENVGNLVCPVEFDLGEDLKIAVLSITEGDDKPMKYPLLFRESAAVILNKMDILEFTDVDLQALRQDIQIINPGIKIFEVSARTGQGMDQWTEWLTEWVNNNLKEKTVK; translated from the coding sequence ATGGAGTTGGAGATTAAAGTAAATACCGGTATCCTCAGCGCAAATGAGCAAAAAGCGCTGGTGAACCGGAGCTTGTTTAGGAAAAGCGGCGTTTTTGCGATAAATATAATGGGTTCCCCAGGTTCCGGAAAGACAACGGTTTTGGAAAAAACAATAGATATTCTGGCCGGAAAGGTCAGGCTGGCAGTGATTGAAGGAGACATTTATACCAGTAAGGATGCCAAAAGAATTGAAAAACACGGGGTTCCTGTGGAACAGATAAATACCGGCGGGGCCTGCCATCTCGATGCTAAAATGGTATCAGGGGCGCTCAATAAGTTTGACTTACCCGGGCTTGATCTGATGATTGTCGAAAATGTGGGAAACCTGGTATGCCCCGTTGAATTTGACCTTGGTGAAGACCTCAAAATTGCAGTCCTCAGTATTACCGAGGGAGATGACAAGCCGATGAAATATCCCCTGCTTTTCCGGGAGTCAGCGGCGGTTATCCTGAATAAGATGGATATATTGGAATTTACTGATGTAGACCTCCAAGCGCTGCGTCAGGATATCCAAATAATTAACCCCGGGATAAAGATTTTTGAGGTTTCGGCTCGTACCGGGCAGGGTATGGACCAATGGACTGAATGGTTGACTGAGTGGGTAAATAACAACTTGAAGGAAAAGACCGTAAAATAG
- the yyaC gene encoding spore protease YyaC, whose translation MHLFPSVQRSSPTHVKIHVEDKEALNKFAAAFSQQIRKNISPDRPRVIVCIGTDRSTGDSLGPLVGSSLLETNHKFFKVMGTLESPVHATNLSTYMSVVDQLRNPFVVAIDACLGSVDSVGYINIGEGALKPGAGVNKHLPPVGHLHITGIVNVGGFMEYFVLQNTRLNIVMKMAKIISRGIHESSTMVDMEQHCIKNID comes from the coding sequence ATGCACCTTTTCCCATCTGTCCAACGGAGCAGTCCGACACATGTAAAGATACATGTTGAGGACAAAGAGGCATTAAATAAGTTTGCCGCCGCATTCTCACAACAAATCAGAAAAAACATTTCCCCGGATCGCCCCCGGGTTATTGTTTGTATCGGTACAGACAGGTCAACAGGGGACAGTTTGGGTCCTTTAGTGGGAAGCAGCCTGCTGGAGACCAACCATAAATTTTTTAAGGTTATGGGAACACTTGAAAGCCCTGTACACGCAACCAACCTGTCAACTTACATGAGTGTGGTGGACCAGTTAAGAAACCCTTTTGTGGTGGCTATAGACGCTTGCCTTGGCAGCGTAGACAGCGTTGGCTATATAAACATAGGGGAAGGTGCTCTTAAACCAGGCGCTGGTGTTAATAAACACCTGCCGCCGGTAGGCCACCTCCACATTACGGGAATCGTTAATGTTGGCGGATTTATGGAGTATTTTGTGCTTCAGAATACCCGTCTCAATATTGTAATGAAGATGGCTAAAATTATTAGCCGCGGAATCCATGAAAGCAGCACAATGGTTGATATGGAACAGCACTGTATAAAAAACATCGACTGA
- a CDS encoding mechanosensitive ion channel family protein, producing MNMESLSLQTEKVFAYKDELLKFGGTIAGTIILAFVLIKTGDMIINRILKPRDQKFYFDERRLLTLKTLAKSILRYAVYFIVGFTVLGQIAQLTGTDLKGFLAGAGILGVALGIGAQSLVRDVITGFFILLENQYVVGEYITTGGFSGFVEEIELRVTKLRDWGGEYHIIPNGQITAVTNFSRGNMRALVEIGIAYEEDIDKALDVMQKTAIELAGEFGDVIAEGPEVLGVVALGPSEVVIRTVAKTRPMEQWRVERELRKRFKEAFDREGIEIPYPRQVIITGGAEDIRDTAGVPGSGAEYHGDS from the coding sequence ATGAACATGGAAAGTCTGTCACTGCAAACTGAAAAGGTCTTTGCTTATAAAGACGAACTGCTGAAGTTTGGCGGAACTATAGCCGGTACTATTATTTTAGCTTTTGTGCTGATTAAGACCGGAGACATGATTATCAACCGCATTCTTAAGCCGCGGGACCAAAAGTTTTATTTTGATGAACGAAGGCTGCTCACCTTAAAGACACTTGCCAAGAGTATATTAAGGTATGCTGTCTATTTTATTGTTGGGTTTACCGTATTAGGACAGATTGCACAGCTTACAGGTACTGACCTCAAAGGATTCCTGGCAGGTGCGGGTATCCTGGGGGTGGCTCTTGGTATTGGCGCCCAGAGTCTGGTCAGGGATGTTATCACAGGGTTTTTTATACTGCTGGAAAATCAATATGTAGTGGGTGAATATATCACAACCGGCGGTTTTTCGGGTTTCGTTGAAGAAATTGAACTCCGTGTAACTAAGTTGAGAGACTGGGGCGGAGAATATCATATTATCCCCAATGGACAGATTACTGCTGTCACCAACTTCAGCAGGGGAAACATGAGAGCTCTGGTTGAAATCGGAATTGCCTATGAAGAAGATATTGACAAGGCTCTTGATGTTATGCAAAAGACAGCTATCGAGCTTGCCGGCGAATTTGGGGATGTTATAGCAGAAGGACCGGAAGTCCTGGGGGTAGTCGCCTTGGGCCCAAGTGAAGTTGTTATCCGGACGGTGGCCAAAACCAGGCCAATGGAGCAGTGGCGCGTAGAACGTGAGCTGCGCAAGAGGTTTAAAGAGGCCTTTGACCGGGAGGGCATCGAAATTCCGTATCCCCGCCAGGTTATCATTACGGGGGGCGCTGAAGATATTCGAGATACTGCCGGTGTGCCGGGAAGCGGGGCTGAATATCATGGAGACAGCTAA
- a CDS encoding CvpA family protein: MNVLDIIFVIILGYCAYRGYQKGLFATVSRVAGYVAGLIGAMALYQPLALFLGNEMRLREVLSPWIAKKMAIPAASFQTEITDVAFDKATGILESYQLPELFHNIMEDIISKIAEVPLSSGVNTLGEGITYTVSGFILNAISFVLIYTLLSILFRIVIPKLFTGVNPKPINFIDKISGSVLSMGGGLLTVGAIVILLTPLASMGAMKGNESPLADIMAGSIAVERIMSLLNGFF, translated from the coding sequence ATGAACGTTCTTGACATCATTTTTGTTATAATTCTGGGATATTGCGCATACCGGGGTTACCAAAAAGGTTTATTTGCCACGGTTTCCCGGGTGGCAGGCTATGTGGCAGGGTTGATTGGAGCCATGGCGCTGTATCAGCCGCTGGCCCTTTTTTTGGGAAATGAAATGCGGTTGAGAGAAGTACTCTCTCCTTGGATAGCAAAGAAGATGGCTATTCCGGCGGCATCATTTCAGACTGAAATCACTGATGTGGCCTTTGATAAAGCCACGGGCATCTTGGAAAGTTACCAGCTTCCCGAGTTGTTTCACAACATCATGGAGGACATTATCAGTAAAATTGCAGAAGTGCCGCTAAGCAGCGGAGTGAACACACTTGGCGAGGGCATAACATATACAGTAAGCGGCTTTATCCTGAATGCCATCAGCTTTGTACTAATATATACGCTGCTTTCTATTTTGTTCAGGATAGTTATCCCCAAGTTGTTTACCGGGGTTAATCCGAAACCGATAAACTTTATTGATAAAATAAGCGGCTCTGTCCTTAGTATGGGTGGAGGCCTGCTAACAGTCGGTGCAATCGTTATTTTACTTACTCCCCTGGCTTCAATGGGGGCCATGAAGGGAAATGAAAGCCCCCTGGCAGATATAATGGCCGGTTCTATCGCTGTGGAAAGAATAATGAGCTTACTGAACGGATTTTTTTAA
- a CDS encoding nickel-dependent hydrogenase large subunit: protein MAELLVIHPLNRGIRPIRLELETDVGKVISAKTGTTYYWDFEKTLKGKDPLDAVQLTQRCSGIDFISHAVAAVRALEGIAGVSVPPNARLVRNILLALDMIYGNLAHFYQNAVPDYVPLRSGAAEHLRDRDYRLLSAAADRIAVNVWKALEIRSLIHTMTGIVAGKAPHICNVVFGGITRNLNIADLLKLRSILGEVGRFINNNYTVDLGDLEKAYPDWYNMGKGEGRLLTVSEFPGNGLGEYMISGSVRTGISGNQLLDTDLITVDCAGSWFETAGSGSSSLAGPFRVSPDKQGGYSWVKGALYDKKTCEVGAPARMLLSGNPVITSMGASAFSVMGRFKARLEETKALVTKISAWIDEYEPDGPLTVEAEMPEAGQGVGAAEASQGSVIHYVSLSDGKIEAYNAMDSFSWNLCPRTADNSMGPLEQALIGLTVVNPENPIEVFRVARSF, encoded by the coding sequence ATGGCGGAATTACTGGTTATTCATCCTCTGAACAGGGGCATAAGGCCTATAAGACTAGAATTAGAAACAGATGTTGGCAAGGTAATATCTGCAAAAACAGGGACCACATATTATTGGGATTTTGAAAAGACGCTTAAGGGCAAAGACCCTCTGGATGCTGTCCAGTTGACACAACGGTGCAGCGGAATAGACTTTATTTCACATGCCGTTGCTGCAGTCAGAGCTTTAGAGGGTATAGCCGGGGTCTCGGTTCCTCCAAACGCCCGGTTGGTTAGAAATATCCTGCTGGCGCTGGATATGATTTACGGTAATTTGGCACACTTTTACCAAAACGCCGTGCCTGACTATGTGCCTCTAAGGTCAGGTGCTGCGGAGCATCTGCGGGACAGGGACTATCGGCTCTTATCTGCTGCTGCAGACAGAATTGCGGTTAATGTTTGGAAGGCACTTGAGATTCGCAGTCTGATTCATACCATGACGGGTATCGTGGCAGGAAAAGCGCCCCACATCTGCAATGTTGTTTTCGGTGGGATTACCCGGAATTTAAATATAGCAGACTTACTCAAGCTAAGATCGATTCTTGGGGAGGTCGGCAGGTTCATAAACAACAATTATACCGTTGATCTGGGAGACCTGGAAAAAGCGTATCCTGATTGGTATAATATGGGTAAGGGAGAAGGACGCCTGTTAACGGTAAGTGAATTTCCGGGAAACGGGCTGGGGGAATACATGATCTCTGGTTCAGTGAGAACTGGTATTTCAGGAAATCAGCTGCTGGATACTGATTTAATAACTGTGGATTGTGCCGGGTCCTGGTTTGAGACAGCAGGCTCAGGGAGCAGTTCCCTGGCAGGACCGTTTCGGGTTTCGCCTGATAAACAGGGAGGATATTCCTGGGTGAAGGGTGCTTTATATGATAAGAAGACCTGTGAGGTAGGGGCTCCTGCGCGAATGCTGTTATCAGGAAACCCTGTCATCACATCCATGGGGGCGAGCGCTTTTTCCGTTATGGGGCGTTTTAAGGCCCGTCTTGAGGAGACTAAGGCGTTGGTGACCAAAATATCTGCCTGGATAGATGAATATGAACCGGATGGACCGCTGACTGTAGAGGCTGAGATGCCGGAAGCGGGTCAGGGAGTAGGTGCCGCGGAGGCTTCCCAGGGTTCGGTTATTCATTACGTTTCATTAAGTGACGGTAAGATTGAAGCATATAATGCCATGGACTCATTTTCATGGAATCTCTGTCCGCGAACGGCCGATAATAGCATGGGTCCACTGGAGCAGGCCCTTATCGGGCTAACAGTGGTTAATCCGGAAAACCCTATAGAGGTGTTTCGGGTTGCCCGGTCATTTTAA
- a CDS encoding HEAT repeat domain-containing protein — protein MVSLYGITLLILGVILVAGLFFWKAAGKSSIPVDSAEVVGSGLHPNYNSDDIGELERHVRERNFAVIEQITREIKGYPAEKQKLIRGTLTEPLFMAMADKREEVRLAAAEALKSMGDASIAGSLVQSLKEPNRWLPARTAEVLVALGQSAVPALLAALEDDDSVFRGYLIEILGEIGEPSSVSALQYALSDKAMNVRLEAARALGKIGNKNSIPSLVEALGEPEVKVVVQAVRSLGKIGGPEVTGYLGGMLSHHDGIVRFMTLDALRSMGSEGLKVIRETALIKGHPSAEKAQEIIREIEGDGASIIIRYK, from the coding sequence ATGGTTTCTTTATATGGAATCACGCTGCTCATATTGGGAGTAATCCTTGTTGCGGGATTGTTTTTCTGGAAGGCGGCAGGCAAGAGCTCAATTCCTGTTGACTCTGCCGAGGTGGTGGGTTCAGGGCTCCACCCGAATTATAATTCTGATGACATCGGCGAGTTGGAACGGCATGTAAGGGAGAGAAATTTCGCAGTCATAGAGCAGATTACCCGGGAAATCAAAGGTTACCCCGCTGAAAAGCAGAAACTAATCAGGGGTACTTTAACCGAGCCGTTGTTCATGGCGATGGCAGATAAGCGTGAAGAGGTACGGCTGGCAGCAGCTGAAGCCCTGAAAAGTATGGGCGATGCTTCTATTGCAGGGTCGTTGGTCCAATCACTAAAAGAACCTAACCGGTGGCTGCCGGCCAGAACGGCAGAAGTATTGGTAGCTCTGGGTCAGAGCGCCGTGCCGGCCTTACTGGCTGCTCTGGAGGATGATGATTCTGTTTTTAGAGGGTATTTAATAGAAATCCTGGGGGAAATAGGCGAGCCCTCTTCAGTTTCGGCCTTGCAGTATGCCCTGAGCGATAAAGCGATGAATGTCAGGCTGGAAGCAGCCAGAGCTCTGGGTAAAATTGGGAACAAGAATTCTATCCCATCCCTCGTAGAGGCTCTGGGAGAACCTGAAGTGAAAGTAGTTGTCCAGGCCGTCAGATCCCTTGGGAAGATTGGCGGGCCAGAAGTAACGGGTTATCTGGGCGGAATGCTCAGCCACCATGACGGTATCGTCAGGTTTATGACCTTAGATGCCCTTCGTAGTATGGGTTCTGAGGGCTTGAAAGTTATTAGGGAAACAGCGCTTATTAAAGGACACCCTTCTGCTGAAAAAGCGCAGGAAATAATTAGGGAAATTGAGGGCGACGGAGCAAGTATAATAATCAGGTATAAATAA
- a CDS encoding phosphoribosyltransferase encodes MLFLDRKDAGIKLASVLKKYLGENVIVLGIPRGGIVVAAEAAQVLEAPMDVIIPRKIGAPHNPEVAIGAVAPDGTIITDDYMLRVLEVSQKQAENLAASVSEEIHRRESVYRKGRSAHDLQGKTVIVVDDGIATGFTVKAALKSLRKAVPSRLVLAVPVMPADTAGVLKEMVDDLVCLHIAENFSAVGQFYRDFTQTTDDEVIQLLEENNGKTKTGSS; translated from the coding sequence GTGCTTTTTCTAGACCGTAAAGATGCCGGAATAAAACTTGCCTCTGTATTAAAAAAATACCTAGGTGAAAATGTGATAGTCCTGGGTATACCACGGGGCGGTATTGTAGTGGCTGCCGAAGCTGCCCAAGTCCTCGAAGCACCCATGGATGTAATTATTCCGCGGAAAATCGGCGCTCCACACAATCCTGAAGTGGCTATTGGCGCAGTTGCTCCTGATGGGACCATTATTACAGATGACTATATGCTAAGAGTATTGGAGGTTTCGCAGAAACAGGCAGAAAACCTGGCCGCTTCAGTCTCTGAAGAGATTCACCGCAGGGAAAGTGTGTACCGAAAGGGCAGGTCTGCACATGATTTGCAGGGAAAAACGGTAATCGTGGTTGATGATGGGATTGCTACCGGATTTACAGTAAAGGCTGCCCTCAAATCACTCAGAAAAGCGGTTCCATCCCGACTGGTATTGGCTGTTCCGGTTATGCCTGCAGATACAGCCGGGGTTTTGAAAGAAATGGTTGATGACCTGGTTTGTCTGCATATAGCAGAAAATTTCAGTGCTGTAGGACAATTTTACAGGGATTTCACCCAGACTACAGATGATGAAGTAATTCAGTTATTAGAGGAGAATAATGGCAAAACAAAAACGGGGTCATCATAG